One genomic region from Clarias gariepinus isolate MV-2021 ecotype Netherlands chromosome 22, CGAR_prim_01v2, whole genome shotgun sequence encodes:
- the LOC128510006 gene encoding growth hormone secretagogue receptor type 1-like, producing the protein MDLAQDGSGSGWCGACENENESYNSDYSDYLAGLPSAFRHSELVAVTTLCVPLLVLGLMGNILTILVVWLRPQMRSTTYFYLSSMAVSDIMMLVLMPLDLYKLWWYRPWFLGDAVCKLSQFVSECCTFSSILHMTALGAERYVGVCFPLRARLLVTRGRVRVLIGALWAVAALSAGPVLVLVGVERVEGNLTECRVTRWAESSGLMVAMLWLSNLYFIIPLTTLTLLYTLIARRLRQRRHVPRDHTHRQTLRMMVVIVCVFVVCWLPFHVARTLFCLSLNSSYQVYFLSQYLNLVSFVLFYCSAAVNPLLYNIMSSRYRDNVRALLRPRTRPLPAPSPSSTHF; encoded by the exons ATGGATCTGGCACAGGACGGTTCTGGTTCCGGTTGGTGCGGTGCTTGTGAGAATGAGAACGAGTCGTATAACTCGGATTACTCGGATTACTTGGCGGGACTCCCCTCAGCCTTCAGGCACTCTGAACTTGTCGCCGTGACGACGCTGTGCGTGCCACTGCTGGTACTCGGGCTGATGGGTAACATTCTAACCATCCTGGTGGTGTGGCTCCGCCCACAGATGAGAAGCACCACCTACTTTTACCTGAGCAGCATGGCGGTGTCTGATATCATGATGCTGGTGTTGATGCCCCTTGACCTTTACAAG CTGTGGTGGTACCGGCCCTGGTTCCTGGGTGATGCAGTGTGTAAACTCTCTCAGTTTGTGAGCGAGTGCTGCACTTTCTCTTCCATCCTGCACATGACCGCGCTGGGGGCGGAGCGTTACGTGGGTGTGTGTTTCCCGCTCAGAGCCCGCCTCCTGGTGACGCGAGGCCGTGTCAGAGTGCTGATCGGTGCTCTGTGGGCCGTGGCGGCCCTGAGTGCGGGCCCCGTGCTGGTGTTAGTAGGCGTGGAGCGTGTGGAAGGTAACCTGACCGAGTGCCGTGTGACTCGGTGGGCGGAGTCTTCGGGCCTGATGGTGGCCATGTTGTGGCTCTCTAACCTGTATTTCATCATCCCGCTGACCACGCTCACGCTGCTCTACACGCTAATCGCCCGAAGACTCCGCCAGCGCAGACATGTACCCCGAGACCACACCCACCGCCAGACTCTGCGAATGATGG tggtgatcgtgtgtgtgtttgtggtgtgttGGTTGCCCTTCCATGTCGCCCGTACGCTGTTCTGTTTGTCTCTTAACTCCAGCTATCAGGTGTATTTCCTGTCTCAGTACCTGAACCTCGTCTCCTTCGTGCTGTTCTACTGCAGCGCCGCCGTCAACCCGCTGCTCTACAACATCATGTCCTCCCGTTACCGTGACAACGTCCGCGCCCTGCTCCGCCCCCGCACACGACCCCTGCCAGCTCCCTCCCCTTCCAGCACACACTtttga